Proteins encoded by one window of Superficieibacter sp. HKU1:
- the der gene encoding ribosome biogenesis GTPase Der, giving the protein MIPVVALVGRPNVGKSTLFNRLTRTRDALVADFPGLTRDRKYGRAEVEGREFICIDTGGIDGTEEGVETRMAEQSLLAIEEADVVLFMVDARAGLMPADEGIAKHLRSRQKPTFLVANKTDGIDPDQAVADFWSLGLGDIHPIAASHGRGVVSLLEHVLLPFVDDVNPPEEVDEEAEYWKQFEAEQNGTEVEEEEDDFNPQDLPIKIAIVGRPNVGKSTLTNRILGEERVVVYDMPGTTRDSIYIPMERDEREYVLIDTAGVRKRGKITDTVEKFSVIKTLQAIEDANVCLLVIDAREGISDQDLSLLGFILNSGRSLVIVVNKWDGLSQEIREQVKETLDYRLGFIDFARVHFISALHGSGVGNLFESIREAYDSSTRRVGTAMLTRIMTMASEDHQPPLVRGRRVKLKYAHAGGYNPPIVVIHGNQVKDLPDSYKRYLMNYFRKSLDVMGTPIRIQFKEGENPFANKRNTLTPNQLRKRKRLIKHIRKGK; this is encoded by the coding sequence ATGATACCTGTGGTCGCGCTTGTCGGACGCCCTAACGTCGGAAAATCCACGCTATTTAACCGTCTGACGCGCACTCGTGATGCGCTGGTGGCGGATTTTCCCGGCCTGACGCGCGACCGTAAGTACGGTCGTGCCGAGGTGGAAGGTCGGGAATTTATCTGCATCGATACCGGCGGTATTGACGGCACGGAAGAGGGTGTTGAAACCCGTATGGCCGAGCAGTCGCTGCTGGCAATTGAAGAAGCAGATGTCGTGCTGTTTATGGTCGATGCCCGCGCCGGGCTGATGCCTGCGGACGAAGGCATTGCGAAGCATTTGCGCTCGCGCCAAAAACCGACGTTCCTCGTCGCTAACAAAACCGATGGCATCGACCCGGATCAGGCCGTTGCAGACTTCTGGTCGCTGGGGTTAGGCGACATTCATCCTATCGCCGCCTCGCACGGTCGCGGTGTAGTCAGCCTGCTTGAGCACGTCCTGCTGCCATTTGTTGACGATGTAAATCCGCCAGAAGAGGTGGATGAAGAAGCCGAATACTGGAAGCAGTTTGAAGCTGAACAGAACGGTACCGAGGTTGAAGAAGAAGAGGACGACTTTAATCCGCAGGATCTGCCGATTAAAATTGCCATTGTCGGCCGTCCGAACGTGGGTAAGTCTACGCTTACTAACCGTATCCTCGGTGAGGAGCGCGTGGTGGTCTATGATATGCCGGGTACCACCCGCGACAGTATTTATATCCCGATGGAGCGCGATGAACGTGAATATGTGCTCATCGACACAGCGGGGGTGCGTAAGCGCGGGAAAATTACCGATACGGTTGAAAAATTCTCGGTGATTAAAACCCTGCAGGCCATTGAAGATGCCAACGTTTGTCTGCTGGTGATTGATGCCCGCGAAGGCATCTCCGATCAGGATCTGTCGCTGTTAGGCTTTATTCTTAATAGCGGGCGCTCGCTGGTCATTGTGGTCAACAAGTGGGACGGCCTGAGCCAGGAAATCAGAGAGCAGGTGAAAGAGACGCTGGACTACCGTCTGGGCTTTATCGACTTCGCACGGGTGCATTTTATTTCTGCCCTACACGGTAGCGGCGTGGGTAACCTGTTTGAGTCCATTCGTGAAGCCTATGACAGCTCAACGCGTCGTGTTGGTACGGCAATGTTAACGCGCATTATGACAATGGCGTCTGAAGATCATCAGCCACCGCTGGTACGCGGGCGTCGCGTGAAGCTAAAATATGCGCACGCCGGGGGGTACAACCCGCCGATAGTGGTGATCCACGGTAACCAGGTGAAAGATCTGCCGGATTCTTACAAGCGTTATTTGATGAATTACTTCCGCAAATCGCTGGATGTGATGGGTACGCCAATCCGTATTCAGTTTAAGGAAGGCGAGAACCCGTTTGCCAACAAACGGAATACGCTGACGCCGAATCAGCTACGCAAGCGTAAGCGTCTGATTAAGCATATCAGGAAAGGTAAGTAA
- the ndk gene encoding nucleoside-diphosphate kinase translates to MAIERTFSIIKPNAVAKNVIGSIFARFETAGLKIVGTKMLHLSAEKAGGFYAEHQGKPFFDGLVSFMTSGPIVVTVLEGEDAVRRHREILGATNPANALAGTLRADYADSLTENGTHGSDSVESAEREIAYFFGEGEVCPRTR, encoded by the coding sequence ATGGCTATTGAACGTACTTTTTCCATCATCAAACCAAACGCGGTGGCAAAAAACGTTATTGGCAGCATTTTTGCTCGTTTTGAAACAGCAGGTCTGAAAATTGTCGGTACCAAAATGCTGCATCTCAGCGCTGAGAAAGCGGGCGGTTTTTACGCTGAGCATCAGGGCAAACCTTTCTTTGACGGCCTGGTTTCGTTTATGACGTCCGGCCCGATCGTGGTAACCGTGCTGGAAGGTGAAGACGCCGTGCGTCGTCATCGTGAAATTCTTGGTGCTACCAACCCGGCGAACGCGCTGGCGGGTACCCTGCGCGCTGATTACGCTGACAGCCTGACCGAGAACGGCACTCACGGTTCCGACTCCGTCGAGTCCGCTGAACGTGAAATCGCTTACTTCTTCGGCGAAGGCGAAGTGTGCCCGCGCACCCGCTAA
- the rodZ gene encoding cytoskeleton protein RodZ encodes MNTEATQDQHEAQTTGVRLRNAREQLGLSQQAVAERLCLKVSTVRDIEEDKAPADLASTFLRGYIRSYARLVHIPEEELLPMMEKQAPVRAAKVAPMQTFALGKQRKKRSGWMMGFITWIIFFVVLSFTGLWWWQNHKAQQEEINTMEAQSSAELNASDTHDQSVPLDTGTPPDSEQSNAVPLTTTPDTASAPQTTPAPTDSTTPATNAQANAVVAPSRTNVDTAPAAAPLPTDQAGVTAPADANALIMDFNAECWLEVADATGKKIYSGTQRSGGHLNLNGQLPYKLKIGAPAAVQIQFQGKPVDLSRFVRSNQVARLTLNADQAAAQ; translated from the coding sequence ATGAATACTGAAGCCACCCAAGACCAACATGAAGCACAAACCACCGGCGTACGACTACGCAACGCCCGTGAGCAACTCGGACTCAGCCAACAAGCGGTTGCAGAACGCTTATGCCTGAAGGTTTCCACGGTTCGCGATATTGAAGAAGATAAGGCGCCTGCCGATCTGGCTTCAACATTCCTGCGTGGCTACATCCGCTCCTATGCACGTCTGGTGCATATTCCGGAAGAAGAGCTGCTTCCTATGATGGAGAAGCAGGCACCGGTGAGGGCGGCGAAAGTGGCCCCGATGCAGACGTTCGCGCTCGGCAAGCAGCGTAAAAAGCGCAGCGGCTGGATGATGGGCTTTATTACCTGGATTATCTTCTTTGTCGTCCTGAGTTTCACGGGGCTGTGGTGGTGGCAAAACCATAAAGCGCAGCAGGAAGAAATCAATACGATGGAAGCGCAGTCTTCCGCTGAACTGAATGCCAGCGACACACACGATCAAAGCGTCCCGCTGGATACCGGCACGCCGCCAGATTCCGAACAAAGCAACGCCGTTCCGTTAACTACTACTCCTGACACAGCGTCTGCGCCGCAAACGACGCCTGCGCCGACAGACTCCACAACGCCTGCAACCAATGCGCAGGCTAATGCGGTCGTTGCGCCCTCCCGGACGAATGTAGATACGGCTCCCGCCGCCGCGCCGCTGCCCACCGATCAGGCTGGCGTAACGGCTCCGGCGGACGCCAACGCGCTGATCATGGATTTCAACGCCGAATGCTGGCTGGAAGTGGCCGATGCGACCGGCAAGAAAATTTACAGCGGCACCCAGCGTAGCGGCGGCCATTTAAACCTTAACGGTCAACTGCCCTATAAGCTTAAAATCGGTGCGCCGGCTGCGGTTCAGATCCAGTTCCAGGGAAAACCGGTCGATTTGAGCCGCTTTGTACGATCTAATCAGGTTGCGCGTCTGACTCTCAATGCCGACCAGGCAGCAGCACAGTAA
- a CDS encoding bifunctional tRNA (adenosine(37)-C2)-methyltransferase TrmG/ribosomal RNA large subunit methyltransferase RlmN produces the protein MSELNVTPEIAIPAVANKDGKINLLDLNRQQMREFFKDLGEKPFRADQVMKWMYHYCSDNFDDMTDINKVLRNKLKDVAEIRAPEVVEEQRSSDGTIKWAIAVGDQRVETVYIPEDDRATLCVSSQVGCALECKFCSTAQQGFNRNLRVSEIIGQVWRAAKIVGAMKVTGTRPITNVVMMGMGEPLLNLTNVVPAMEIMLDDFGFGLSKRRVTLSTSGVVPALDKLGDMIDVALAISLHAPNDQIRDEIVPINKKYNIETFLSSVRRYLDKSNANQGRVTIEYVMLDHVNDGTEHAHELAELLKDTPCKINLIPWNPFPGAPYGRSSNSRIDRFCKVLMSYGFTTIVRKTRGDDIDAACGQLAGDVIDRTKRTMRKRMQGEPIAVKAV, from the coding sequence ATGTCAGAACTTAATGTCACGCCTGAGATCGCCATCCCGGCGGTTGCCAATAAAGATGGAAAAATTAACCTGCTGGATCTTAACCGTCAGCAGATGCGCGAGTTTTTTAAAGACTTAGGCGAGAAACCCTTCCGCGCCGATCAGGTGATGAAGTGGATGTACCACTATTGCAGCGACAACTTTGATGATATGACGGATATCAACAAGGTTCTGCGCAACAAACTTAAAGACGTCGCGGAAATCCGCGCCCCGGAAGTGGTTGAAGAACAGCGTTCTTCCGACGGCACCATTAAATGGGCGATCGCCGTTGGCGATCAGCGCGTTGAGACGGTTTATATTCCGGAAGACGATCGCGCGACACTGTGCGTCTCCTCACAGGTTGGCTGCGCGTTAGAGTGTAAATTCTGCTCCACCGCGCAGCAGGGTTTTAACCGCAATCTGCGCGTGTCGGAAATTATCGGTCAGGTATGGCGAGCGGCGAAAATTGTCGGCGCGATGAAAGTCACCGGGACGCGTCCTATCACCAACGTGGTAATGATGGGGATGGGCGAGCCGCTGCTTAACCTGACTAACGTAGTACCGGCAATGGAAATTATGCTGGACGACTTTGGTTTTGGTCTTTCTAAACGTCGCGTTACCCTTTCTACCTCAGGCGTGGTGCCTGCGCTGGATAAACTGGGTGATATGATTGACGTTGCGCTGGCCATCTCTCTGCACGCGCCTAACGACCAAATCCGTGACGAAATTGTACCGATTAACAAAAAGTACAATATCGAGACCTTCCTCTCTTCCGTTCGTCGTTACCTGGATAAGTCCAATGCCAATCAGGGACGAGTGACCATTGAGTATGTCATGCTGGATCACGTCAATGATGGTACCGAGCACGCGCATGAATTAGCCGAGCTGCTAAAAGACACGCCGTGTAAGATCAACCTGATCCCATGGAACCCGTTCCCCGGTGCACCGTATGGCCGCAGCTCAAACAGTCGCATTGACCGCTTCTGTAAAGTGCTGATGAGCTATGGTTTTACGACTATTGTGCGTAAAACACGCGGTGATGATATCGACGCCGCCTGCGGACAGCTGGCAGGGGATGTTATTGACCGTACTAAGCGTACAATGCGTAAGCGTATGCAGGGTGAACCGATTGCCGTTAAGGCGGTCTGA
- a CDS encoding YfgM family protein encodes MEMYENENDQVEALKRFFAENGKALAVGVILGIGALVGWRYWTGHQVEASRTSSLNYDNTVSALRADKPETLAAAEKFAAENKNVYGAFASLELAQQYVDKNELDKAGKQLQQGLADASDENLKSVINMRLARVQLQQKQADAALKTLENIKGEGWTAIVADLRGEILLSKGDKKGAHAAWEAGVKSDSSPALSEMMRMKMNNLSI; translated from the coding sequence GTGGAAATGTACGAGAACGAAAACGATCAGGTTGAGGCGCTTAAACGCTTCTTCGCTGAAAACGGCAAAGCGCTGGCCGTTGGGGTGATTTTAGGTATCGGCGCGCTGGTAGGCTGGCGTTACTGGACGGGTCATCAGGTTGAGGCGTCAAGAACCTCGTCACTCAACTATGACAATACCGTTTCCGCGCTGCGGGCTGATAAACCAGAAACATTGGCTGCTGCTGAGAAATTCGCGGCGGAAAATAAGAACGTCTACGGGGCCTTTGCCTCCCTTGAACTGGCCCAGCAGTACGTTGACAAGAACGAACTGGATAAAGCCGGTAAACAGCTACAGCAGGGGCTGGCTGACGCATCGGATGAAAACCTGAAGTCCGTAATTAACATGCGCCTTGCCCGCGTGCAGCTTCAGCAAAAGCAGGCTGATGCGGCGCTGAAAACGCTGGAAAATATCAAAGGTGAAGGCTGGACGGCTATCGTCGCTGATTTGCGTGGTGAAATATTGCTGAGCAAAGGTGATAAAAAGGGCGCACACGCTGCATGGGAAGCGGGTGTTAAAAGCGACTCTTCACCTGCGCTGAGTGAAATGATGCGCATGAAAATGAATAATTTGTCCATCTGA
- a CDS encoding 4Fe-4S binding protein encodes MRILLAQPQEVPAIGASCTHHLLHRSSCRACVDVCPVQALTFVEGKVTLVHEHCLHCGDCLFACPREAIHGIAAPSRHYCGDALVAPLSFQPASTAELLIWHRLYHLRAVACDSDAHPGWVLAVARLNLVLQRWQEPLWRLLPPAATGVNVARRALFQARAASVHCASVPAGKRLLRQLYPQLSETIPVVDPQRCHLCGACARVCPESALRLTENFFEIESVRCTDCKNCQAVCPSQAITLEAGPRSEPLSQHVLFTVQCPTCQRAFASRESENGVCPLCRQHQHGMRRTCC; translated from the coding sequence GTGCGTATCTTACTGGCACAACCTCAGGAGGTACCGGCGATCGGTGCCTCCTGCACGCATCATCTTCTGCACCGTTCTTCCTGCCGTGCCTGCGTGGATGTCTGCCCCGTTCAGGCGTTGACGTTTGTCGAAGGGAAGGTCACGCTTGTTCACGAACACTGCCTGCACTGTGGGGATTGTCTCTTTGCCTGCCCCCGCGAAGCCATCCACGGTATTGCCGCGCCTTCTCGCCATTATTGCGGGGATGCACTGGTTGCACCGCTGTCTTTTCAGCCAGCGAGCACGGCAGAACTGTTGATATGGCATCGTCTTTATCACCTGCGCGCCGTCGCCTGTGACAGCGATGCGCACCCCGGCTGGGTGCTGGCGGTGGCGCGTCTGAATCTGGTATTACAGCGCTGGCAGGAGCCTCTCTGGCGTCTTCTCCCTCCGGCGGCGACCGGGGTTAACGTGGCAAGGCGGGCACTGTTTCAGGCGCGTGCAGCGTCAGTGCATTGTGCCAGCGTCCCGGCGGGAAAGCGTCTTTTGCGCCAGCTTTATCCGCAGCTTAGTGAGACGATCCCGGTCGTTGATCCTCAACGTTGCCACCTTTGCGGAGCCTGTGCACGTGTTTGCCCGGAAAGCGCGTTACGTCTGACAGAGAATTTTTTTGAGATAGAATCAGTTCGTTGCACCGACTGCAAAAATTGTCAGGCGGTTTGTCCGTCTCAGGCTATTACGCTTGAGGCCGGGCCGCGCAGCGAACCGCTGAGCCAGCACGTACTGTTTACCGTGCAATGCCCGACCTGCCAGCGTGCCTTTGCATCCCGGGAGAGTGAAAACGGCGTGTGCCCGCTTTGCCGGCAGCATCAGCACGGTATGCGCCGTACTTGTTGCTAA
- the ispG gene encoding flavodoxin-dependent (E)-4-hydroxy-3-methylbut-2-enyl-diphosphate synthase: MHNQAPIQRRKSKRIYVGNVPIGDGAPIAVQSMTNTRTTDVEATVNQIRALERVGADIVRVSVPTMDAAEAFKQIKQQVNVPLVADIHFDYRIALKVAEYGVDCLRINPGNIGNEERIRTVVDCARDKNIPIRIGVNAGSLEKDLQEKYGEPTPQALLESAMRHVDHLDRLNFDQFKVSVKASDVFLAVESYRLLAKQIDQPLHLGITEAGGARSGAVKSAIGLGLLLSEGIGDTLRVSLAADPVEEIKVGFDILKSLRIRARGINFIACPTCSRQEFDVIGTVNALEQRLEDIITPMDVSIIGCVVNGPGEALVSTLGVTGGNKKSGLYEDGVRKDRLDNDDMIGQLEARIRAKANVLDQARRIDVQQLEK, translated from the coding sequence ATGCATAACCAGGCCCCTATTCAACGCAGGAAATCGAAACGGATTTATGTGGGCAATGTGCCAATCGGCGATGGTGCACCCATCGCTGTACAATCAATGACCAACACCCGCACGACGGATGTTGAGGCCACGGTTAACCAAATCAGAGCGCTGGAGCGCGTGGGGGCCGACATCGTTCGCGTCTCCGTGCCGACCATGGATGCCGCCGAAGCCTTCAAACAGATTAAACAACAGGTCAACGTCCCGCTGGTAGCGGATATTCACTTTGACTACCGTATTGCGCTGAAAGTGGCGGAATACGGCGTCGATTGTCTGCGTATCAACCCAGGCAATATCGGTAACGAGGAGCGTATTCGTACCGTTGTCGATTGCGCCCGCGATAAAAACATCCCGATCCGCATCGGCGTTAACGCCGGTTCGCTGGAAAAAGATCTGCAGGAAAAGTACGGTGAGCCGACGCCGCAGGCGCTGCTCGAATCCGCGATGCGCCATGTGGATCATCTTGATCGCCTCAACTTCGATCAATTCAAAGTCAGCGTAAAAGCCTCCGACGTTTTCCTTGCCGTGGAATCCTATCGCCTGCTGGCGAAGCAAATCGATCAGCCGCTGCATTTGGGGATCACCGAAGCGGGCGGCGCACGTAGCGGGGCGGTGAAATCGGCCATAGGGCTCGGCCTGCTGCTTTCTGAAGGAATTGGCGACACCCTGCGCGTTTCGCTGGCAGCCGATCCGGTGGAAGAGATCAAAGTGGGCTTTGATATCCTGAAATCACTGCGCATTCGTGCTCGGGGGATCAACTTCATTGCCTGCCCGACCTGTTCACGTCAGGAATTCGATGTAATCGGCACGGTCAATGCGCTGGAGCAGCGGCTGGAAGATATCATTACGCCGATGGATGTTTCGATCATCGGCTGCGTTGTGAATGGTCCTGGCGAAGCGCTGGTTTCCACGCTTGGCGTCACCGGCGGCAATAAAAAAAGCGGGCTGTATGAAGATGGTGTGCGTAAAGACCGTCTTGATAACGACGATATGATCGGCCAGCTTGAAGCGCGCATCCGGGCAAAGGCCAACGTCCTTGACCAGGCCCGCAGGATTGACGTGCAGCAACTTGAAAAATAA
- the hisS gene encoding histidine--tRNA ligase — MSKKIQSVRGMNDYLPEDTAVWQRVEKIIKGVVESYGYREIRTPVLEQTHLFKRAIGEVTDVVEKEMYTFNDRERDAEEVTSLTMRPEGTAGCVRAGIEHGLLHNQEQRLWYIGPMFRHERPQKGRYRQFHQMGLEVFGLQGPDIDAELIMLTARWWRELGIAEHVTLELNSIGSLEARANYREALVAFLEQHKDKLDEDCKRRMYTNPLRVLDSKNQQVQALLNDAPELADYLDDASREHFSGLCKLLEVVGIPYTINQRLVRGLDYYNRTVFEWVTNSLGAQGTVCAGGRYDGLVEQLGGRATPAVGFAMGLERLVLLVQAVNPEFTADPVVDIYLVASGAETQPAALNLAERLRNELAGVKLMTNHGGGNFKKQFARADKWGARVALVLGESEVANHTVVVKDLRSGEQTAVVQDSVAAHLRTLLG; from the coding sequence GTGTCAAAGAAAATTCAGTCTGTACGCGGTATGAATGATTATTTGCCGGAAGATACCGCAGTATGGCAACGTGTTGAAAAGATCATCAAGGGCGTCGTTGAATCCTATGGATATCGTGAAATTCGTACGCCTGTCCTTGAGCAAACGCATCTGTTTAAACGCGCTATTGGTGAAGTCACCGATGTCGTTGAAAAAGAGATGTACACTTTCAACGATCGTGAGCGCGATGCAGAAGAAGTCACCTCGTTAACCATGCGACCTGAAGGCACAGCGGGTTGCGTTCGCGCCGGTATTGAACATGGACTGCTGCACAATCAGGAACAGCGTCTGTGGTATATCGGTCCGATGTTCCGTCATGAGCGCCCGCAAAAAGGTCGCTACCGCCAGTTTCATCAGATGGGGCTGGAGGTCTTTGGCCTGCAGGGACCGGATATTGACGCTGAGCTGATCATGCTCACCGCCCGCTGGTGGCGTGAACTGGGTATCGCTGAACACGTAACGCTTGAACTGAATTCGATTGGCTCCCTTGAAGCCCGCGCAAATTATCGTGAAGCATTGGTCGCGTTCCTTGAACAGCACAAAGATAAGCTTGACGAAGACTGTAAACGTCGCATGTACACCAATCCGCTGCGCGTGCTGGATTCCAAAAATCAGCAGGTGCAGGCGTTGCTGAACGATGCCCCTGAACTGGCTGATTACCTTGATGATGCGTCTCGCGAGCATTTTTCAGGCTTGTGTAAACTGCTTGAAGTTGTCGGCATTCCTTATACTATCAATCAGCGTTTGGTGCGTGGTCTTGACTACTACAACCGTACCGTTTTTGAATGGGTCACCAACAGCCTTGGCGCACAGGGCACGGTGTGTGCAGGCGGGCGTTACGACGGTCTGGTTGAACAGTTAGGTGGTCGCGCAACGCCGGCGGTAGGTTTTGCAATGGGTCTGGAACGCCTCGTTTTACTCGTTCAGGCGGTTAATCCGGAATTTACTGCCGATCCTGTTGTCGATATATACCTGGTGGCTTCAGGCGCAGAAACGCAGCCTGCAGCATTGAACCTCGCTGAACGTCTGCGTAACGAGCTTGCTGGCGTGAAGCTGATGACAAACCACGGTGGCGGCAACTTTAAGAAACAGTTTGCCCGTGCTGATAAATGGGGTGCCCGCGTTGCACTGGTATTGGGTGAATCTGAAGTTGCAAACCATACCGTTGTAGTGAAGGATTTGCGCTCTGGTGAGCAAACGGCAGTCGTGCAGGATAGTGTTGCCGCGCATTTGCGCACTTTACTGGGCTAA
- a CDS encoding MFS transporter: MSIANSHYMRNPNFWIFGFFFFIYFFIMATCFPFLPIWLSDEIGLSKTDTGIVFSSLSLAGICFQPALGFISDKLGLKKNLMWIVAIALVFIAPFFLYVFAPLLKVNIWLGALSAGLYIGFVFSAGAGAMEAYIERVSRHTGFEYGRARTFGCLGWGLCATTAGFLFGINPDYVFWMGSAAAVVLLVLVWIAKPQAQQMASVDVTITRPAVDLKTVGRLFCDRKLWMLMLYVIGVSCIYDTYDQQFATFFKSFFATPAQGNRAFGFVTTAGEVCNAIVMFCSPWIINRIGAKNTLLLAGLVMTTRMIGSSLATNEIEVIILKMLHALEVPFILIGIFKYITGVFNPLLSATIYLVGNQVASKVASIFMSSFAGSMYDKIGFQHTYMIFGCIALTFTVISAFTLTKCKTEKAEAKAEIRV, translated from the coding sequence ATGAGCATTGCGAACAGTCATTATATGCGGAATCCCAATTTTTGGATTTTTGGTTTCTTCTTCTTTATTTACTTTTTTATTATGGCGACCTGTTTTCCGTTTCTTCCGATCTGGCTATCCGATGAGATTGGATTAAGTAAGACAGATACCGGCATCGTTTTTTCCAGCCTGTCGCTGGCCGGTATTTGCTTCCAGCCAGCATTGGGTTTTATTTCCGACAAACTGGGGCTGAAAAAAAATCTGATGTGGATCGTCGCCATCGCCCTGGTCTTTATTGCGCCTTTTTTTCTCTACGTCTTTGCCCCGTTATTAAAGGTCAATATCTGGTTAGGCGCATTAAGCGCTGGCCTCTATATTGGTTTTGTTTTTTCGGCGGGCGCCGGCGCGATGGAAGCTTATATTGAGCGAGTCAGTCGCCATACCGGGTTCGAATATGGCAGAGCACGGACTTTCGGCTGTCTGGGCTGGGGGTTATGCGCAACCACCGCAGGCTTTTTGTTCGGCATTAACCCTGATTATGTGTTCTGGATGGGATCAGCGGCGGCGGTCGTATTATTAGTACTGGTCTGGATAGCGAAGCCACAAGCACAGCAGATGGCGTCAGTGGATGTTACTATAACCCGTCCAGCCGTTGATTTGAAAACGGTAGGACGTCTGTTCTGCGACCGTAAGTTGTGGATGCTCATGCTGTATGTGATTGGCGTATCCTGCATCTATGATACCTACGACCAGCAGTTTGCCACCTTCTTTAAATCTTTTTTTGCCACGCCAGCACAAGGTAATCGGGCTTTTGGTTTTGTCACCACTGCCGGGGAAGTGTGCAACGCCATTGTGATGTTCTGTTCACCGTGGATTATTAACCGTATTGGGGCAAAAAATACATTGCTACTGGCCGGACTGGTCATGACAACGCGTATGATTGGTTCGTCTCTGGCAACCAACGAAATAGAAGTTATTATTTTAAAAATGCTTCACGCATTAGAAGTGCCGTTTATTCTTATTGGCATATTTAAGTATATTACCGGCGTATTCAATCCGTTATTGTCAGCGACCATTTATCTGGTCGGTAATCAGGTTGCCTCGAAAGTGGCGTCAATATTTATGTCCTCTTTTGCAGGCAGTATGTATGACAAGATTGGCTTCCAGCATACCTATATGATATTCGGCTGCATTGCGCTCACGTTTACGGTCATTTCAGCATTTACGCTCACAAAATGTAAAACTGAAAAGGCAGAAGCTAAGGCAGAAATACGCGTATAA
- the bamB gene encoding outer membrane protein assembly factor BamB has protein sequence MQLRKLLLPGVLSVALLSGCSLFNGEEDVVKMSPLPQVENQFTPNTAWDTSVGSGIGEFYSNLHPAFADGVVYAADRRGTVKAVNVEDGKEVWTVNLAEKKGWMSSSPALLSGGVTVDGGHVYVGSEKAQVYALNTSDGGVAWQTQVAGEALSRPVVSDGMVLIHTSNGQLQALDQASGAIKWTVNLDMPALSLRGESAPVTAFGAAIVGGDNGRVSAVLMQQGQMIWQQRISQATGPTEIDRLSDVDTTPVVVDGVIYALAYNGNLTALDLRSGQIMWKRELGSVNDFIVDGGHIYIVDQNDRLLALTTDGGVTQWTQSDLLHRNLTAPALYNGSIVVGDSEGYLHWINPDDGHFVAQQKLDGSGFLTEPVVADGKLLIQAKDGTLYAITR, from the coding sequence ATGCAATTGCGTAAATTACTTCTGCCTGGCGTGCTTTCTGTCGCGTTATTAAGTGGTTGTTCACTGTTTAACGGCGAAGAAGACGTGGTCAAAATGTCTCCACTGCCGCAGGTTGAAAACCAGTTCACGCCGAATACGGCATGGGATACCTCCGTCGGTAGCGGAATCGGTGAGTTTTATTCGAATCTTCATCCGGCATTTGCTGATGGTGTGGTGTACGCAGCCGATCGTCGCGGAACCGTTAAAGCGGTTAATGTTGAGGACGGTAAAGAAGTCTGGACCGTTAATCTGGCAGAGAAAAAGGGCTGGATGTCTTCATCTCCGGCATTACTCTCTGGTGGTGTAACGGTTGACGGTGGGCATGTCTACGTTGGTAGTGAAAAAGCGCAGGTTTATGCGCTGAATACCAGCGATGGCGGTGTGGCATGGCAAACGCAGGTTGCAGGCGAAGCGCTCTCCCGTCCGGTGGTTAGCGATGGCATGGTATTAATCCATACCAGCAACGGTCAGCTTCAGGCGTTAGATCAGGCCAGCGGTGCCATTAAATGGACCGTTAACCTTGATATGCCAGCGTTGTCTCTGCGTGGTGAATCCGCGCCGGTGACCGCTTTTGGTGCGGCAATTGTGGGTGGCGATAACGGTCGCGTTAGCGCAGTGCTGATGCAGCAAGGCCAGATGATTTGGCAGCAGCGTATTTCCCAGGCAACCGGTCCGACCGAAATCGACCGTCTGAGCGACGTTGATACCACGCCAGTGGTTGTGGATGGCGTCATTTACGCGCTGGCTTATAACGGTAACCTGACCGCACTGGATCTACGTAGCGGCCAGATTATGTGGAAACGTGAGCTGGGCTCGGTCAATGATTTCATCGTTGACGGTGGCCATATCTACATCGTTGATCAGAACGATCGACTGCTGGCGCTGACGACGGATGGCGGAGTGACCCAGTGGACGCAGAGCGATCTGCTGCATCGTAACCTGACCGCTCCGGCACTTTATAACGGCTCCATCGTGGTTGGCGATAGCGAAGGCTATCTGCACTGGATTAATCCTGATGATGGTCATTTTGTTGCTCAGCAAAAGCTGGACGGTTCAGGCTTCCTGACCGAGCCTGTCGTTGCAGATGGCAAACTGCTGATCCAGGCGAAAGACGGTACGCTGTACGCCATTACGCGTTAA